In Streptomyces paludis, the genomic stretch GCGAAGACGCGGGCGGCGTCGCCCGCCGGGTTGCCGCTGCGCGGCGCGGGCCCGCTCGCCGAGGTGTCGAGCCGGCCCTGCCCGGACATCAGGGAGACGACGGGGGCGATGTTGTCGTTGGGGCCGATGGGGTGTTCCCGGGGGCCGGAGTAGAGGGATGTGTCGTACCGCAGCTCGACCTCGGTGACGCCCCGGTCGCGCAGGGCGCGGACGGTGTCGTCGGCGAGCCGGCCGAGCCCGGTCCGGTCCAGGGTGGCGTCGCCGCCGCCGACCAGGGTGATCCGCCGTCCGTCGGGGGTGGCCCGGACGGTGGTGGCGATGCGGTGGTCGGGGCCGAGCGCGGAGAGCGCGGCGACCACGGTGGCGATCTTTATCGTGGATGCCGGGACCATCGTCTTCGCGTCGCCCTTCCCGTACAGCCGCTCGCCGGTGACGGCGTCCACAACGGAGGCGGTACGGTCCGGGCCGAGCGCGCCGTCGTCGAGGAGGGGGCCGAGGGCCGCCGCGAGTCCGGACGGCAGCGCGGGGGGCTTTCCGGTGCCACCGATCCCGCTCATCCCGCCGGTCTCGCCCGCCCCAGCGGTCCCGCCCGTCCCGTTGGACTCGGCGGCGCCGCGGCCCGTGACCCGGAGCGCGGAGAGCACCGCGGCGGCGCTGGGCGCGGGCGCCGGCTCGCGCGGCGCGGACGCGTCGCGGGCCTCGCCGCCCGTACGGCTCTGGGCGACCGCCCACTCCCGCTCGGCCCTGCGCTGCCCCGAATCCCAGGGGCCGGCCGCGGCCACCACCACGGCCGCGAGCGTCAGCCCCAGGACCACCGAACCCGCCGTGACCTGCCACACTTTCGGCTCAAGCACGGCTGACCAGCCCCTTTCGCGATCACACAGCTGCGTGGGGGACACTTAACCACTGCGCCTTGCCACGCAGCATCACCGACATATGTGTTGATCATGGAGGAGCCACCCGTGGAGTTCGACGTCACCATCGAGATCCCCAAAGGTTCGCGGAACAAGTACGAGGTGGACCACGAGACCGGTCGGATCCGGCTGGACCGTCGACTCTTCACCTCGACCAGCTACCCGGCCGACTACGGCTTCGTCGAGAACACCCTCGGCGAGGACGGCGACCCGCTGGACGCGCTGGTCATCCTGGACGAGCCCACCTTCCCGGGCTGCCTGATCAAGTGCCGCGCGATCGGCATGTTCCGGATGACGGACGAGGCCGGCGGCGACGACAAGCTGCTGTGCGTCCCGGCGTCCGACCCCCGGGTGGAGCACCTGCGCGACATCCACCACGTGTCGGAGTTCGACCGCCTGGAGATCCAGCACTTCTTCGAGGTCTACAAGGACCTGGAGCCCGGCAAGTCCGTCGAGGGCGCCGACTGGGTCGGCCGCGCCGAGGCCGAGGCCGAGATCGAGGCGTCGTACAAGCGGCTCCAGGCGCAGGGCAACGCGCACTGAACGCGCATTGAACGCGCATTGACCGCGCACCGCGCGAACGCACAGCACCTGTGCGATGAACGGGCGGCACACCCTTCCGGGTGGGCCGCCCGTCCGTGTGTGCCCACCCGGTT encodes the following:
- a CDS encoding inorganic diphosphatase — translated: MEFDVTIEIPKGSRNKYEVDHETGRIRLDRRLFTSTSYPADYGFVENTLGEDGDPLDALVILDEPTFPGCLIKCRAIGMFRMTDEAGGDDKLLCVPASDPRVEHLRDIHHVSEFDRLEIQHFFEVYKDLEPGKSVEGADWVGRAEAEAEIEASYKRLQAQGNAH
- the dacB gene encoding D-alanyl-D-alanine carboxypeptidase/D-alanyl-D-alanine endopeptidase; the protein is MLEPKVWQVTAGSVVLGLTLAAVVVAAAGPWDSGQRRAEREWAVAQSRTGGEARDASAPREPAPAPSAAAVLSALRVTGRGAAESNGTGGTAGAGETGGMSGIGGTGKPPALPSGLAAALGPLLDDGALGPDRTASVVDAVTGERLYGKGDAKTMVPASTIKIATVVAALSALGPDHRIATTVRATPDGRRITLVGGGDATLDRTGLGRLADDTVRALRDRGVTEVELRYDTSLYSGPREHPIGPNDNIAPVVSLMSGQGRLDTSASGPAPRSGNPAGDAARVFAKLLRERGVRTDGAPERSRAPKEAEPLARTYSAPLSALAERALTNSDNDIAESLARQTALAAGEPASFEGAGRAVRAQLRKLQLPVTGAVFDDGSGLSRKDRVSAALLTGLLARAAAPDRPELRPVLTGLPIARFSGTLRTRYADQPPAAGFVRAKTGTLTGVNALAGTVVDAEGRLLAFAFLASDTPAADPAQAALDRLSAALLPAPAARPE